The following are encoded in a window of Pristis pectinata isolate sPriPec2 chromosome 1, sPriPec2.1.pri, whole genome shotgun sequence genomic DNA:
- the si:ch73-71c20.5 gene encoding DUF4748 domain-containing protein: MAAGGRSGRLLRGCWSHCLVQRTGAASSTVLPVCSRLAMVMQPRSVKSIHCGNRPALQAEEPPGGPVSQRPEYIPQRKAKNPMGKIGLAWLIGLPSGIITFLLAKREVDKNRLNSLRPGRGLKSANEGDYQSERYADIWGSRRTVL, from the exons GCTGTTGGTCTCACTGCCTGGTCCAGCGCACTGGCGCTGCCTCAAGCACAGTCCTGCCCGTCTGCAGTCGCCTGGCGATGGTCATGCAGCCACGCAGTGTTAAATCCATCCACTGTGGCAACAGACCAGCCCTGCAAGCAGAAGAGCCTCCAGGAGGGCCAGTCTCCCAGCGCCCCGAGTACATCCCACAGCGCAAAGCCAAGAATCCGATGGGAAAGATTGGGCTGGCCTG GCTAATTGGTCTCCCATCCGGGATCATCACTTTCCTTCTTGCAAAGCGAGAGGTGGACAAGAACCGGCTGAACAGCTTAAGGCCAGGCAGAGGATTGAAGAGCGCCAACGAGGGTGATTACCAGAGCGAGCGGTACGCTGACATATGGGGAAGCAGGAGAACAGTGCTGTGA